A single window of Vanessa tameamea isolate UH-Manoa-2023 chromosome 5, ilVanTame1 primary haplotype, whole genome shotgun sequence DNA harbors:
- the LOC113392783 gene encoding neuronal membrane glycoprotein M6-b: MGDSCQACLTRVPHATLIATIMCCWGVGVFCGTMYRGSALSILMFDEVFHFRLIWIEALQMIFIVGSACMAALGFMLLCLGCLTTGATRQKVYRAWRTRVGGRISCAVFMIITYILTFVWLILLGFLVITTFLFTIFWKLCSKPKNIEHSTCIDFTQFDFMFPSSVKQEDMRICEAHKIKLFCKDYVEKAEFMFILAMVSCLLVILSLVHYLMCLSANYAHIRDHEKFQELQELQYLTNPDLHASKDRF, translated from the coding sequence atggGTGATTCTTGTCAAGCATGTCTCACGAGGGTACCTCATGCCACTCTTATAGCTACGATAATGTGCTGTTGGGGCGTGGGGGTGTTTTGTGGCACAATGTATCGTGGATCAGCGCTTTCAATTTTGATGTTTGACGAAGTTTTCCATTTTCGACTGATTTGGATTGAAGCACTTCAAATGATATTCATTGTAGGCAGTGCTTGTATGGCAGCCTTAGGGTTTATGTTGTTATGCTTAGGGTGTCTCACAACAGGTGCAACAAGACAAAAGGTGTACAGAGCGTGGCGAACTCGGGTCGGCGGCAGGATATCTTGCGCAGTCTTTATGATAATTACCTATATTTTGACTTTCGTCTGGCTGATCCTGTTGGGCTTTTTAGTCATAACAACATTCTTGTTCACAATATTTTGGAAACTTTGCTCGAAACCGAAAAATATCGAACATTCGACCTGTATCGACTTCActcaatttgattttatgttcCCATCTTCTGTGAAACAGGAAGACATGAGAATTTGTGAAGcacacaaaataaaactattctgtAAGGACTATGTTGAAAAAGCagagtttatgtttattttggcAATGGTATCATGTTTACTTGTAATATTGAGCTTAGTACATTATTTGATGTGCTTATCAGCTAATTATGCTCATATTCGAGACCATGAAAAGTTCCAAGAATTGCAAGAGCTCCAGTATCTCACCAACCCGGATCTACATGCTTCAAAAGATAGATTCTAG
- the LOC113392590 gene encoding KRAB-A domain-containing protein 2-like, producing the protein MSDIKLGEQNTLEKSDIVNPKEFTIELQKYYSGHNENSKKLEWTNQRIQSIINLLDEYSIIQSQGKRPTNKHYHYARKYDVMNIGNQKILIVKRKNISDPVVQIISTEEYHEKIFEAHIATGHGRRDKIVHALKDKYLVPIFAVTIFINLCKTCLSRKSFRKKGIIVKPLVSDDFNRRGQIDLVDFQTSPDQEYKWLLQYQDHLTKFCFLRPLKSKQAKEVAIELLKIFLEVGCPHILQSDNGREFTASVLKEIVSLWPACKMVNGRPTYPQSQGSIERSNQDVKNMIRAWMTENKSTNWSIGCYFVQFQKNSSYHSTIARTPYKALFGEDPKLGLSSTYISKNIISKLENEEDVEKLLEEINNSKEQNSEKDQEDEAENVNTINITNVDTLNIEQEERKTSNEIIIKEEINIANDPEIITLEKTTAPIVLPFVCDIGVKIEGPNHFMCHVCNKESSGAHTCTDCKKKIHAICGVAPVKMEGYGSQLLCNLCVNECKIVQERTDSHINLKIAADKMISTSSKKFKAISTSSTVLVTVPKDGGRGTKQCNCKKIKNGQCLSNKCNCKKASVLCNSRCHSSLTCNNKRFYFNL; encoded by the coding sequence aTGTCGGATATTAAGCTTGGTGAACAAAATACCTTGGAAAAATCAGATATTGTTAATCCAAAAGAATTTACTATagagttacaaaaatattacagtgGGCATaatgaaaatagtaaaaaattagAATGGACAAATCAAAGAAtacaaagtataataaatttgttagaTGAGTACAGCATAATACAATCTCAAGGTAAGCGGCCAACAAACAAGCATTACCATTATGCAAGAAAATACGATGTTATGAATATTGGCAACCAGAAAATTTTGATAGTGAAAAGAAAGAATATCTCGGATCCCGTAGTGCAAATAATTTCAACGGAAGAGTACCATGAAAAGATATTTGAGGCACATATTGCCACTGGGCATGGACGTCGAGACAAAATTGTTCACGCcttgaaagataaatatttggtgCCAATATTTGCGgtcacaatatttataaatttgtgtaAAACATGCCTTTCAAGAAAAAGTTTTCGAAAAAAAGGAATAATCGTAAAACCGTTGGTTTCGGACGACTTCAATCGACGGGGACAAATAGATCTTGTGGATTTCCAAACATCTCCAGATCAAGAGTATAAATGGTTATTACAATATCAGGACCATTTAACCAAATTCTGTTTTTTGCGACCATTAAAAAGCAAACAAGCAAAAGAAGTGGCTATAGAGTTGCTTAAAATTTTTTTGGAAGTTGGCTGTCCTCACATCCTCCAAAGTGATAATGGACGCGAGTTCACAGCATCTGTGCTGAAAGAAATAGTCAGTTTGTGGCCTGCTTGTAAAATGGTTAATGGAAGGCCAACATATCCGCAAAGCCAAGGAAGTATAGAACGTTCAAATCAAGACGTAAAAAATATGATTCGAGCATGGATGACAGAAAACAAATCTACTAATTGGTCTATTGGGTGCTATTTCGTTCAGTTCCAAAAAAATTCATCCTATCATTCCACAATTGCTCGAACTCCGTACAAAGCCTTGTTTGGCGAGGATCCAAAACTCGGACTCTCATCTACCTACAtatctaaaaacataatatcaaaattagaaAATGAAGAAGATGTAGAAAAATTGCTTGAAGAAATTAATAACAGCAAAGAACAAAATTCAGAAAAAGATCAAGAGGATGAAGCAGAAAacgttaatacaataaatatcacAAACGTTGACACTCTGAATATTGAACAAGAAGAAAGAAAAAcaagtaatgaaataataataaaagaagaaattaacATTGCAAACGATCCCGAAATCATCACCCTCGAAAAAACCACCGCACCTATCGTACTGCCTTTTGTATGTGATATTGGTGTAAAAATTGAAGGACCAAATCATTTTATGTGTCACGTATGCAACAAAGAATCATCTGGAGCTCATACATGTACagattgcaaaaaaaaaattcacgcCATATGTGGAGTTGCACCTGTAAAAATGGAGGGCTATGGATCGCAATTGCTTTGCAATTTATGTGTAAATGAATGTAAAATCGTACAAGAAAGAACAGATTcacacataaatttaaaaatagcagcAGATAAAATGATATCTACGTCGTCTAAGAAATTTAAAGCGATCAGTACCAGTTCAACTGTATTAGTTACAGTCCCAAAAGATGGCGGGCGGGGCACGAAGCAatgcaattgtaaaaaaataaaaaatggacaATGCCTTTCTAATAAGTGCAATTGCAAAAAAGCCAGTGTTCTTTGCAATTCCCGGTGCCACAGCTCTTTGACGTGCAACAataagagattttattttaatttataa
- the Membrin gene encoding probable Golgi SNAP receptor complex member 2: METLYHQTNQLIQETSQLFHKLEFEPDGDKIENDIQSKINAINANCEKLDILVFKTPINQRSMAKMRVDQLKYDNKHIQASLINAQNKRHRREQEKAEREELVSRRFGHDHTAITVDYLAQEQNSLQHSHRNVDEMLHTGSNILETLKYNRETLKGAHRRLIDLANTLGLSNATISLIERRVAQDKYVLFGGMFVTLAVIVLVIIYFV; encoded by the exons ATGGAAACTTTGTATCACCAAACGAATCAATTAATTCAGGAAACTTCGCAATTGTTTCACAAATTAGAATTCGAACCAGATGGGGACAAAATCGAGAATGATATTCAGTCAAAAATCAATGCTATCAATGC aaaCTGTGAGAAATTGGATATTTTGGTCTTCAAAACTCCTATTAATCAAAGATCAATGGCTAAAATGAGAGTTGATCAGCTTAAATATGACAATAAACATATAcag GCATCATTGATTAATGCCCAGAACAAGAGACACAGACGTGAGCAGGAGAAGGCAGAGAGAGAAGAGTTAGTGAGTAGAAGGTTCGGGCATGACCACACAGCTATAACGGTTGACTACTTGGCTCAGGAACAAAACTCCTTGCAACATTCACATAGAAATGTCGATGAGATGTTACACACAG gTTCAAATATTTTGGAGACGTTGAAGTATAACCGCGAAACCTTGAAAGGTGCCCATCGTAGGTTAATAGACTTGGCCAACACGCTAGGTCTCTCAAACGCTACGATATCGCTGATAGAACGAAGAGTTGCTCAGGACAAATACGTATTATTTGGTGGAATGTTCGTCACTTTGGCAGTGATTGTACTTGTgatcatatattttgtataa